The following proteins are co-located in the Spinactinospora alkalitolerans genome:
- a CDS encoding cupin domain-containing protein: protein MEKLSLTALARQQLEAARRSSSGRGAKTVYGGHEHVLRQTLIPLTAGRVLDEHENPGEATVYVLQGRVRLHAKETSWERGDASWEGRPGDLIIVPNARHSLEALEDSVVLLTVAKIG from the coding sequence ATGGAGAAGTTGTCGCTGACCGCCCTCGCCCGTCAGCAGCTCGAAGCCGCGCGGCGGAGTTCGAGCGGCCGCGGCGCCAAGACCGTGTACGGCGGGCACGAGCACGTGCTGCGCCAGACGCTGATCCCGCTGACCGCCGGACGGGTGCTCGACGAACACGAGAACCCCGGGGAGGCGACCGTGTACGTGCTGCAGGGCCGGGTGCGCCTGCACGCGAAGGAGACGTCCTGGGAGCGCGGAGACGCCTCCTGGGAGGGCAGGCCCGGCGACCTGATCATTGTGCCCAATGCCCGGCACAGCCTGGAGGCGCTGGAGGACTCGGTGGTGCTGCTCACCGTGGCCAAGATCGGCTGA
- a CDS encoding anti-sigma factor, translating to MSTPDHEAHGLTAGYAVHALTPEERERAERHLGECQDCRRDLEEFRETTVRLAYGAAEAPDERVWLRLRASVPDVRRLPPGVAEDAPDRAPGSVVTAMAGRRRPHRRLPWLIAAASVLIAVVLAGATVSMDRRMTELRAHTAEVEALLAAPDTSMTESPVTESEARATVFASQEHDAVMIVVKGLPPAPEGMGYQMWVVDGADMRSAGMLQPSADGMLTGMSFDLGSARQLGITMEPAGGMPHPSKEPMKVEV from the coding sequence ATGAGCACGCCCGACCACGAGGCGCACGGGCTGACCGCCGGCTACGCCGTGCACGCCCTGACCCCCGAGGAGCGCGAAAGGGCGGAGCGGCACCTGGGCGAGTGCCAGGACTGCCGACGTGACCTGGAGGAGTTCCGCGAGACGACGGTGCGGCTGGCCTACGGCGCCGCCGAGGCCCCGGACGAACGGGTGTGGCTGCGGCTGCGGGCGAGCGTGCCCGACGTCCGCAGGCTTCCGCCCGGCGTCGCCGAGGACGCCCCCGATCGCGCGCCGGGGTCCGTCGTCACCGCCATGGCCGGGCGCCGCAGGCCGCACCGGCGGCTGCCCTGGCTCATCGCGGCGGCGTCGGTGCTGATCGCGGTGGTGTTGGCCGGCGCCACCGTGTCGATGGACCGGCGCATGACCGAGCTGCGGGCGCACACGGCCGAGGTCGAAGCCCTGCTCGCCGCCCCCGACACCAGCATGACCGAGTCGCCGGTCACCGAGAGCGAGGCTCGGGCCACCGTCTTCGCCTCCCAGGAGCACGACGCGGTGATGATCGTGGTGAAGGGCCTGCCGCCGGCTCCGGAGGGCATGGGCTACCAGATGTGGGTCGTCGACGGCGCGGACATGCGCTCGGCCGGCATGCTGCAGCCCTCCGCCGACGGCATGCTCACCGGCATGTCCTTCGACCTGGGCTCGGCCCGGCAGCTCGGCATCACGATGGAGCCGGCCGGGGGCATGCCGCACCCCAGCAAGGAACCGATGAAGGTGGAGGTGTGA
- the sigK gene encoding ECF RNA polymerase sigma factor SigK, which produces MHGQPFGSAAEGPPDLADRLRAIALGDLAAFEEFYRELSGPVFGLVRRVLRDRAQSEEVTQEVFTDVWRLAARFDPAMGCARSWVLTMAHRRAVDRVRSEQAATARTEEAGRLDPVASPADDVPEQVEHRLEREKVRRCLRRLTELQRETVRLTYYTGYTQREAADLLGVPLTTVKGRLRDGLIRLRDCLGVGA; this is translated from the coding sequence GTGCACGGACAGCCCTTCGGATCCGCGGCGGAGGGCCCGCCCGATCTCGCCGACCGGTTGCGCGCGATCGCCCTGGGCGACCTGGCGGCGTTCGAGGAGTTCTACCGCGAGCTGTCCGGGCCGGTGTTCGGGCTGGTGCGCCGGGTGCTGCGGGACAGGGCCCAATCGGAGGAGGTGACCCAGGAGGTGTTCACGGACGTGTGGCGGCTGGCCGCCCGGTTCGACCCGGCGATGGGCTGCGCGCGTTCCTGGGTGCTGACCATGGCGCACCGCCGGGCGGTCGACCGGGTCCGCTCGGAGCAGGCCGCCACCGCGCGCACCGAGGAGGCCGGCCGGCTGGACCCGGTGGCCTCCCCGGCCGACGACGTGCCCGAGCAGGTGGAGCACCGGCTGGAACGGGAGAAGGTGCGGCGCTGCCTGCGCCGCCTGACCGAACTGCAGCGCGAGACCGTCCGGCTGACCTACTACACGGGCTACACCCAGCGCGAGGCCGCCGACCTGCTCGGGGTCCCGCTGACCACGGTGAAGGGCCGACTGCGCGACGGGCTGATCCGGCTGCGCGACTGCCTGGGGGTGGGCGCATGA
- a CDS encoding molybdopterin-dependent oxidoreductase has product MTDHLDDRSSQTSPPRLVDALCGVLAACAALAAAELAAPLIAPGAAPLLVVGGAVIDLTPPPLKDFAVEAFGTADKPVLLGGMAVVLAAFAALIGVAGRRRRRLGAVGIALFALIGAVAALSRPDGTAVDVLPSVAGGLVAAAVLWLLLEASRPRRAGPAPEGGSGGGGAPDGASAPAAGDAGAGAASRAGGAPGFDRRRFVLLAGATATLSAGAGFAGHRLSVTRVDTTAVRAAIRLPRPASPAPPLPDGVDLEIAGLAPFFTANEGFYRIDTALSVPRIDATAWRLRVHGRGVTEREYAYDDLLNRSDLIERDITLACVSNPVGGEYIGNARWIGVPLAALLREAGVRAPAEGGAADQIVSRSSDGMTIGTPVADVLDGRDAMLALGMNGVPLPVEHGFPVRMVVPGLYGYVSACKWLVEMELTTFGAFDAYWVPRGWSAKGPIKTQSRIDTPRAGGGVGRGRVTVAGVAWAQHVGVDRVEVRVDDEPWQQARLSEEDTADTWRQWLMEWEAAPGEHTLQVRATDRSGRTQTAAEAPPAPDGATGLHTVTVTVT; this is encoded by the coding sequence GTGACCGACCATCTGGACGACCGATCCTCGCAGACGTCCCCGCCCCGGCTCGTCGACGCCCTGTGCGGCGTCCTCGCCGCCTGCGCGGCGCTGGCCGCGGCCGAGCTCGCCGCGCCCCTGATCGCGCCCGGGGCCGCTCCGCTGCTCGTCGTGGGCGGCGCCGTCATCGATCTGACGCCGCCGCCGCTCAAGGACTTCGCCGTCGAGGCGTTCGGCACGGCGGACAAGCCCGTCCTGCTCGGCGGCATGGCCGTGGTGCTCGCCGCCTTCGCGGCGCTGATCGGCGTCGCCGGGCGGCGCCGCCGGCGGCTCGGCGCGGTCGGCATCGCCCTGTTCGCGCTCATCGGCGCGGTGGCTGCGCTGAGCAGGCCGGACGGAACGGCCGTCGACGTGCTGCCCTCCGTCGCCGGCGGCCTGGTCGCGGCCGCCGTGCTGTGGCTGCTGCTGGAGGCGTCCCGGCCGCGCAGGGCCGGACCGGCACCGGAGGGCGGATCCGGAGGAGGCGGCGCACCGGACGGCGCGTCCGCGCCCGCAGCAGGGGACGCCGGAGCGGGCGCGGCGTCTCGGGCGGGCGGTGCGCCGGGCTTCGACCGGCGCCGGTTCGTGCTGCTGGCGGGCGCGACCGCGACGCTGTCGGCCGGCGCCGGGTTCGCCGGGCACCGGCTCTCGGTGACCCGCGTCGACACCACGGCGGTGCGCGCGGCGATCCGGCTGCCCCGTCCCGCCTCGCCCGCCCCGCCCCTGCCCGACGGCGTCGACCTGGAGATCGCCGGCCTGGCGCCGTTCTTCACCGCCAACGAGGGCTTCTACCGGATCGACACGGCGCTGTCGGTGCCGCGCATCGACGCCACCGCCTGGCGGCTGCGCGTCCACGGCCGGGGCGTGACCGAGCGCGAGTACGCCTACGACGACCTGCTCAACCGGTCGGACCTGATCGAGCGCGACATCACGCTGGCGTGCGTGTCCAACCCCGTGGGCGGCGAGTACATCGGCAACGCGCGCTGGATCGGGGTGCCGCTGGCCGCGCTGCTGCGCGAGGCGGGCGTGCGCGCCCCGGCCGAGGGCGGTGCGGCCGACCAGATCGTGTCGCGCTCCTCCGACGGCATGACGATCGGCACCCCGGTCGCCGACGTGCTCGACGGCAGGGACGCGATGCTCGCGCTCGGCATGAACGGGGTGCCGCTGCCGGTCGAGCACGGCTTCCCGGTGCGCATGGTCGTGCCGGGGCTCTACGGCTACGTCTCGGCCTGCAAATGGCTGGTGGAGATGGAGCTGACCACGTTCGGCGCCTTCGACGCCTACTGGGTGCCGCGCGGCTGGTCGGCGAAGGGGCCGATCAAGACCCAGTCGCGCATCGACACCCCGCGCGCGGGCGGCGGCGTCGGCCGGGGCAGGGTGACGGTGGCGGGCGTGGCCTGGGCCCAGCACGTCGGCGTCGACCGCGTCGAGGTGCGCGTGGACGACGAGCCGTGGCAGCAGGCGCGGCTGTCCGAGGAGGACACCGCCGACACCTGGCGGCAGTGGCTCATGGAATGGGAGGCGGCACCGGGCGAGCACACCCTGCAGGTCCGGGCCACCGACCGCTCGGGGCGCACCCAGACCGCGGCCGAGGCGCCCCCGGCCCCCGACGGCGCCACCGGCCTGCACACCGTCACCGTGACCGTCACCTGA
- a CDS encoding SDR family oxidoreductase encodes MSDAMHMAPERGADDARRPLALVTGAGRSAGIAASVVLDLGRAGWDVAFTYWTPYDARMEWGTDPEAPSALRKRLGGLGARALAVEADLSDPAAPAELFDTVERGLGGVTALVLAHAESVDSGLLDTTVDSFDRHFAVNARATWLLIREYGLRFRGAHGSGRIVSLTSDHTAGNLPYGASKGAVDRITLAAARELAHLGVTANAVNPGPTDTGWMTEEHKADMVGLTPLGRIGVPQDSANLITFLCSQAGGWVNGQLLHSNGGLQ; translated from the coding sequence ATGAGCGATGCGATGCACATGGCGCCCGAACGCGGCGCTGACGACGCGCGGCGCCCGCTGGCCCTGGTCACGGGGGCCGGCCGGTCCGCGGGGATCGCCGCGTCCGTGGTACTGGACCTGGGCCGGGCGGGGTGGGACGTGGCGTTCACCTACTGGACCCCCTATGACGCGCGGATGGAGTGGGGAACCGATCCCGAAGCGCCCTCCGCGCTGCGGAAGCGGCTGGGCGGGCTCGGGGCGAGGGCGCTCGCGGTCGAGGCCGACCTGAGCGACCCCGCCGCACCGGCCGAGCTCTTCGACACCGTCGAGCGCGGCCTCGGCGGCGTCACCGCGCTGGTGCTCGCCCACGCCGAGTCCGTCGACTCCGGCCTGCTGGACACCACGGTGGACAGCTTCGACCGGCATTTCGCGGTCAACGCCCGGGCGACGTGGCTGCTGATCAGGGAGTACGGGCTGCGCTTCCGCGGCGCGCACGGCAGCGGCCGGATCGTCAGCCTGACCAGCGACCACACCGCGGGGAACCTGCCCTACGGGGCGAGCAAGGGCGCGGTGGACCGGATCACCCTGGCCGCGGCCCGTGAGCTCGCCCACCTGGGCGTGACCGCCAACGCCGTCAACCCCGGTCCGACGGACACCGGGTGGATGACGGAGGAGCACAAGGCCGACATGGTCGGCCTCACCCCGCTGGGCCGGATCGGCGTGCCTCAGGACAGCGCGAACCTGATCACGTTCCTGTGCTCCCAGGCCGGTGGCTGGGTCAACGGCCAGCTCCTGCACAGCAACGGGGGTCTGCAGTAG